A stretch of Microtus pennsylvanicus isolate mMicPen1 chromosome 5, mMicPen1.hap1, whole genome shotgun sequence DNA encodes these proteins:
- the Eif1ad gene encoding putative RNA-binding protein EIF1AD: protein MSQATKRKHVVREVLGEHVVPSDQQQIVKVLRTPGNNLHEVETAEGQRFLVSMPSKYRKNIWIKRGDFLIVDPIEEGEKVKAEISFVLCKNHVRSLQKEGHWPEAFSEVTEKQSNMNRQSQPELPTEPQLSGEESSSEDDSDLFVNTNHRQYHESEEESDEEEEEEAA, encoded by the exons ATGTCTCAGGCCACCAAGAGAAAGCATGTGGTGCGGGAGGTGCTGGGGGAGCACGTGGTGCCCTCGGACCAGCAGCAGATAGTAAAG GTCCTTAGGACTCCTGGGAACAATCTGCATGAGGTAGAGACAGCTGAAGGGCAGCGCTTCCTGGTGAGCATGCCCTCCAAATACCGCAAGAACATCTGGATCAAAAGAG GGGACTTCCTCATAGTTGACCCTATTGAAGAGGGAGAAAAAGTGAAGGCTGAGATTTCTTTTGTGCTCTGCAAGAACCACGTGCGCTCTCTGCAGAAGGAGGGGCACTG GCCTGAAGCGTTCTCTGAGGTAACTgagaaacaaagcaatatgaaCAG ACAGAGTCAGCCAGAACTCCCCACTGAGCCACAGCTGTCAGGAGAAGAGTCCAGTTCTGAAGATGATTCTGACCTCTTTGTCAACACCAATCACAGACAGTATCATGAGAGTGAGGAGGAGAGtgacgaggaggaggaagaggaggcagcctGA
- the Banf1 gene encoding barrier-to-autointegration factor, with amino-acid sequence MTTSQKHRDFVAEPMGEKPVGSLAGIGEVLGKKLEERGFDKAYVVLGQFLVLKKDEDLFREWLKDTCGANAKQSRDCFGCLREWCDAFL; translated from the exons ATGACAACTTCCCAAAAGCACCGAGACTTCGTGGCAGAGCCCATGGGGGAAAAGCCAGTGGGGAGCCTGGCCGGGATTGGTGAAGTCCTGGGCAAGAAGCTGGAGGAAAGGGGCTTTGATAAG GCTTATGTGGTTCTTGGCCAGTTTCTGGTGCTAAAGAAAGACGAAGACCTCTTCCgagaatggctgaaagacacgtGTGGTGCCAATGCCAAGCAGTCCCGGGACTGCTTTGGGTGCCTTCGAGAATGGTGCGATGCCTTCTTGTAG
- the Cst6 gene encoding cystatin-M: MERPHFQLAMGLALLALCLLTLSPDARAELRSRRIGERQNLSPNDPRVQRAAQVAVSTYNMGSNSLYYFRDTKIVNAAYQLVAGLKYYLTMDLESTECRKTRVSGDHMDLTTCPLAAGVQQEKLRCNFELLEVPWKNTTQLLKHDCKVV; encoded by the exons ATGGAGCGTCCTCACTTCCAGCTGGCGATGGGCCTGGCCCTGCTCgcactctgcctcctgactctgtCCCCGGACGCCCGCGCCGAGCTGCGAAGCCGCAGGATCGGAGAACGCCAAAACCTGTCTCCCAACGATCCCCGGGTGCAGAGGGCCGCACAGGTCGCTGTGAGCACCTACAATATGGGCAGCAACAGCCTTTACTACTTCCGAGACACCAAAATCGTCAATGCAGCGTATCAG CTGGTGGCTGGCCTCAAGTACTATCTGACTATGGACTTAGAGAGCACAGAGTGCAGAAAGACCAGAGTCTCTGGAGATCACATGGACCTCACCACCTGCCCTCTGGCCGCAGGAGTGCAGCAAGAG AAGCTGCGCTGCAACTTTGAGCTCCTTGaagtcccctggaagaacacTACTCAGCTTCTGAAGCATGACTGTAAGGTGGTGTAA